Below is a window of Hydrogenimonas sp. DNA.
TATACGGACCCTCAGCGGGAGTTTCACATCCAGGATCAACCCGATATTTTTCAACTCTCCGTGTTCAGAGTCGCACCGGGGAGACTCTCCTGCGGGAGCCTGCGCCGCTCTCTCATCCGTAGCCGATACGGCTTCTGATTCACCTTTCTCTTCTACAAGTGCGGACAGGTTCTTATCCAAAAGGGTCATGAATATACCGTTTATAACTCCCAGTGAAAAGTTGTAGGCAAGAAGAGTGGAGTAGGCTCCCAGGTCTATATCTTCACCCTCTTTGTAGAAGTGGATACCGCTTACGGAGAAAGAGAGGTCCGGGAACTCCTTTTGTGCCTTCATGGCGGTGGAGAGCCCCCCGAAGATATTCGAAACGATCTCTTTTACCGCATCGAGATCATCACTGTCCATCTCATGCTTACTCTCCCCTTCACCGCCCAGCATCATATCGGATAGTGCGGTCCCTATCATCGGAGAGATGGCGACGGCCATGTTTCCGGAGAGATCTCCGCTTACATCTATGGTTACGATAGACATCGGGGCTATCACATTCGAAATATCGGTGACCTCTTCACGGTTTTTGAAAGTGACTTCCGGCCTCTGGCCCGTCAGCCCTTCGATAGTGGCGGCCGTCTCACTTGCCAACAGCTCTATCCAGTCAGCCATTGACCACCTCCTCGTTCAGGGTATTTGCCAGTTTGGCACGTCTTTCACTC
It encodes the following:
- a CDS encoding flagellar motor switch protein FliN; its protein translation is MADWIELLASETAATIEGLTGQRPEVTFKNREEVTDISNVIAPMSIVTIDVSGDLSGNMAVAISPMIGTALSDMMLGGEGESKHEMDSDDLDAVKEIVSNIFGGLSTAMKAQKEFPDLSFSVSGIHFYKEGEDIDLGAYSTLLAYNFSLGVINGIFMTLLDKNLSALVEEKGESEAVSATDERAAQAPAGESPRCDSEHGELKNIGLILDVKLPLRVRIGSKKMLLKDVLSMDIGSVIELDQLANDPLEILVDDKVVAYGEVVIVDGNFGVQITHIGTKRERLEKLKG